From Osmerus mordax isolate fOsmMor3 chromosome 7, fOsmMor3.pri, whole genome shotgun sequence:
ccaaaaataattggacaaactaacataatcataaatctaattgtcacttttaatacttggttgcaaatcctttgcagtcaatgacagcctaaagtctggaacccatagacatcaccagacgctgggtttcgtccctggtgatgctctgccaggcctctactgcaactgtcttcagttcctgcttgttcttggggcattttcccttcagttttgtctttagcaagtgaaatgcatgctcaattggatttaggtcaggtgattgacttggccattgcagaacattccacttctttgccttaaaaaactctttggttgctttcgcagtatgcttcgggtcattgtccatctgcactgtgaagcgccgtcctatgagttctgaagcatttggctgaatctgagcagataatattgcccgaaacacttcagaattcatcctactgcttttgtcagcagtcacatcatcgataaatacaagggaaccagttccattggcagccatacatgcccacgccataacactacctccaccatgcttcactgatgaggtggtatgctttggatcatgagcagttccttcccttctccatactcttctcttcccatcattctggtacaagttgatcttggtctcatctgtccataggatgttgttccagaattgtacaggctcttttagatgttttttggcaaactctaatctggtcttcctgtttttgagactcaccaatggtttacatcttgtggtgaaccctctgtatttactctggtgaagtcttctcttaattgttgactttgacacagatacgcctacctcctggagagtgttcttgatctggccaactgttgtgaaggggtttttcttcaccaggaaaagaattcttctgtcatccaccacagttgttttccgtggtcttccgggtcttttggtgttgctgagctcaccagtgcgttctttctttttaagaatgtaccaaacagttgatttggccacacctaatgtttttgctatctctctgataggtgtgttttgatttttcagcctaacgatggtttgcttcactgatggtgacagctctttggacttcatattgagagttgacagcaacagattccaaacacaaataccatacttgaaatgaactctagaccttttatctgctccttgtcaatgaaataacgaactccctttatgagggaataacatacacctggccatggaacagctgagcagccaattgtccaattacttttggtcccttaaaaaggggggggccacatatcaaatgtattgtaattcctacaccgttcacctgatttggatgtaaataccctgaaattaaagctgaaagtctgcacttaaagcacatcttgattgtttcatttcaaatccattgtggtggtatacagagccaaaatgatgaaaattgtgtcaatgtccaaatacttatggacctaactgtatgtgtgtgtgagcgtgtgtatatatgaatatgtatgcgtgtgtgtgtgtgtgtgtgtgtgtgtgtgtgtgtgtgtgctacttgCCTGGACAGAGAGCTGGCTCCAAAGGAACCCCcacagggggccagggggctgcTGCCCTGGCTGGGGGGCTGAACCAGTGTCAGGCGCCGGTCCGGGGATTTGgcagctgtgattggctgggacGTGGCAGTCAGGCTGGCGAAGGGGTTGTGGACGCGTGATTGGGTGGACATCATGAGCACCTCCATCAGGATCTGGCCAATCAGGTCTTTGAAGTCGGAGAagactggaggggggagagggggagagagagagagacagagagcgaaagagattGTTTTACATCTTAACAGCCATGAATTCACTTTCATCCTTTCAGCACGCAAGTTCTTACACATCCACCAGCCTCCCATTCAAGCATGCACTCATTCAGATTCTCAACATCTGTTCCAGGATGAGACTGTTGTCAAGGTGTTTCCCCTCCCTGCTGAAGCAGGATAATAAATAGCCGTTTTCTAACAGGGTTATACTTCACCACACGCGATTGTTGTGTCATATCCTGCCTTGCTGCTAAGACACCTCAAGACAATAACATGTGGTTGTACGTGTAAACTAACCCCAGGGGTGGAGGTCTGTTTTCAAATggagtcagctggctgagcggtgagggaatcgggctagtaatccgaaggttgccagttcgattcctggtcatgccaactgatgttgtgtccttgggcaaggcacttcaccctacttgcctcgggggaatgtccctgtacttactgtaagtcgctctggatgagaacgtatgctaaatgactaaagtgtaaatgtaaatgggtgGGACAGGTTCTTGGATGCGTCCATTAAATTAAATTTTTCTtatatataatgtgtgtttgtgtgtgtgtgcgtgcgtgtgtgaggggaaTGCCCCATCCATGTATACTGAAACCATACCTCCCTAACTAATACCCACAGCTCTACAAACCCCTCTGACGGTGTCACaatagcagacacacaggcagacatacaaggcagacagacagacagacaggcagcaggtagacagacagacagcagacagacaggcagcaggtagacagacagcaggtagacagacaggcagcaggtagacagacagacagcaggtagacagacagacagcaggtagacagacagacagtctggaGGGGGTGTCCCACCGTGGTTGTGGCTGTGCTGGAAGTCGGCGGCGAGGGAGGGCAGGTAGATGAcgtctctgtcctgctccgtCCAGGAGACACGCAGGATCTTACAGATCAGCTGCAGGGCCTGCTCCTCAGACACATCTGAGCTGGCCGAGGACTCCtggagcacacatacacagagacaaagacagagagagacacggacagagagagagagacagagagggacagagacagagcagaAAGACTGATTAACACACAGACCACCGAGAAGACCTGGTGTTTGGAAGGAAAGGTTGACTTCCTGCCTACCTTCTCAGCCAGGTTCCTCTTGTCCCTGCGGTCactgtcctccacctccatgtTCTCTATACCTGAGTCCACATCCACCTGGGACatgctggggaggggaggtgtggggggggggagaggggagatgaggagagaaaggtggaaccgaggggagagaaagagaaaatggatagagagggagaggagaggaagaagggagaaagagcgTGGGAGAAATCAATCAATTTTGAGCACAAATGCCAGACCAAAGTAAGACCATACATACAGCTCCGGTTGGTCCTGAAGTAACAGAACACTGTGACAACTCCATGAATGAGGAAAGCTCTGTGTTTCTCACCTCTTTTCACAGGCGGTGTCTATGTCCATGCTTTGGGAGCGTGACAGACTCTGGGACTGGGTCTCCAGGCTGttggagggggagctggagagagagctcaCCCCCTCGCTGCTCTGGCTGCGGTACGCCACGCCTGGAGCATGGGGAGACGGGGGGGAAcagggggggagacgggggggaacagggggggggagatggggggggagacggggaaAATAGGaggacaaaaaaacaacagaagttcaaatgtgtgtgtattaatgagTGTGtgcaaaggtgtgtgtgcgtgcatacgtGTCAACTGTATCAAGAAATATGACTTTTTAAACTCCAAATCACTTGTTTCAACCCCTCAGCTCTAGGGGACGTTGACTAGCAGGCAagctgcctccagcccccagtcaATCTGGATCCCCTGAGCTCACTGTCTCGTCTGTGGTGTGTGATTAGAAAGCCTGTCCAGCACACATAGCCAAGGACAAAGCTGATTACAGCCCAGATCTACTGGCTAAAGAAAGGTCAGGAACTACCACATGACTACCAGGTTACAGCACAATGAATACATCCTCCTGCCGTGTCTGAAACAGGAGGATTAGATCTCCTGTTATACTAGTACACCTGCCTGGGGTAGACTTAATCTACTGTAGCGTATTTGTCATTACTACTATCGCAGACTTAGtcaactgtggtgtgtgtgccataATTAGTCACAAGAGACTTCAGGAATGCATATCAACTGCTATCAGTCCAATCAAGCCACTATATTAAGGTCAACGAAAGTAAAACTGCAGGGACTGACACTCCCTTTGTACAGAAAAGTCCCTTTGCAAAAGCAATCAGTCATGAATCGGTAAACAATGTGCTCTGATCGGTATTGTACCCATCTATACCTACGATGGTTATGGCGTAGGTTCTAGAGCATTTGAGAACAGTGAGTTATTCATGCTAGCTGTTAGTACTCTCTCTGCTTACCAAATGTCGAGCAAGGACACAGGCCTGGTGAGCACAATACGCTACCTCTGTGTCGGTTGATGACAGCGCTCAGTGTGCCTTTGGCTGTCTATTTATCAAGACCCTTTCAAAAGGCCTCTCATTCTGGACCTCCATGGTTTTTTCCCCTCTTAGCTCCAATAGACGGACACAAAGGTCATGTGATGGTATCGGgactgggaggaacaggaaacGTCACTGTGTCTCACACCTTGTGGCCGGCCGGACGACTGTTTTGACTTTCACCTCAACATGCTCACAGCTGAGCCCGAGACTAGATTGTTGGGACATATAGTGACGAGGCCCTTTTGTGAATCCCCTGGAAGGGACAAGACTAGCTGCTGATACACCTATTAGATTCCCAAAGTGCAGTGATTGTGGATGACATTGCAGTGGTTAAGGCACAAGCTCTTACTTGAGGGTATTTTTGTATCCGATCAAATCTCATACACAAATGTCTCCCGTGATAACAATGTTCGTAGATACTTGTTAGCACTGATGAGCCTAGCTGTGAAACCTGGAGTTATAAACACCTGGCTCAGATCAATCCAAGGAATTCCAAGGACAACAGTGACAGGTTGAGGCTGGAGTGCAGCTTCTCAATGCGTCTATTTCCCTGCCTCTTCGGTTTTAACAGAGGTGTTTCTGATCGGTTGTGGTCATACCGGAGGCACCCATGGGTGAGGTGGCAGGGGTGACACTGTGGACGCTGAGGCCCAGAGTGTGAGAGGCGGCTGGGGGCAGAGACTGAGGAGGTGCCCCTGAGGTTCCAGGCAGGGGCCCAGGCGGAGTTTCTCTCTGTGGGGACGTCAGGGGAGTACTGAGAGGGGTACTGGGCTGGGAACCCTGCCCTCCAGCCAGTCGGGCTAATCGCCTTCTGCGGATCTGCAACAAATACAGGAAAAAACGGTGTTTTGGCTCGTTTGACCGTTTCATCTTTTCGTTTAAATAATATCTAAAGTATACCGACCGTGAACATGGTCTTGACGCGAATGTTATAAACGTAGTTGTcgaactaaattgttcattttgCAAGTAGGTTATTAAAAAATGAGTGCGAATGCATGGGGCATTTTAGACGAAGAGGTCATTTGGGGAGCAAAGCTAAAGTAAACACCTGGGCTTGTCAATCAATGAGGACGAAGCTAAGAGAAAATATGAACAGCACAAGAAGCCATACGTAAAATATGACTGGCGTTGTTCATATAGAGCTGCACAGTCAACGTTAGCAAGCTGCCTGGCTAATGGTTAAAGAATAAGCAAAATCTCACGGTCACAATATTACACAATATCTGATGGCATATTCTGATTGAGTGACATTAACAGTTTATTAGCTACTGGATGTGCAATTGACAGTATAATTATCTTTGCCGGGTGGATCTAGCTAGCAACAATTATTGGGTTGGTTGCACAATGCCAATGGTGGCCTCCAGTGTTATGCTGAGTCGTCTAGCAAGCAAAGACAATTCTATCTGCTACTGTTTCATTTACCTATCATTATAATTAAAATACAAGGACAACCTAACTTGTTTTTTGTAAAACGCCAtgtgtctttcacgtgaaaACCCTGACATTTACAAAATAACTGTATTCGCTGCGTAGCACAGCTAAGCAACCTAGATCTAGTAGTGTAGCTATGTGTTAGTTAGCTAGCAGCACCATGCTAGCGAACTGTACTGACTCAGCTAGTAGCGCTAAGCTAGATAGTAGCACAGCcttcgaaaaaaaaaaaaaaactaaaacgacACAAATCCATGACTAGAACACAACATCCTTCGTCGATAACATGTCAATATCCGATTATAGTTTATATTTTGTAACGCAGTCGTGATCTTACCTCGTCGGCACTCAATTCTTCCATTGTGTTTCCTTTATTTTCAACTGGCTAAACAACAAttgtgccagccagccagctagctagcagcagctaTTTCTAATAGAACCAAATGTTCATGTTCTATCTAACTCGTGAAACAAATAACTATTCGTCTTGATTGTtgtacataaaataaataaaaacaatgcaAAGTAATATACAATTTTTCCTCCTAATTCGGCGTGATCTACTCGATTTCTACCgaaaatgaaacaaacacaaaagtaATGTCAAAACACGAAGGAGGCCATTCTGGATCGTATGTCACGTGACCACGGATTGACACACAGTAGAACAATCAGTGTTGGACGAATTCGTCAGAATTTTCCTATCATGAGAGCTTTATGTGTCAGTAACATGTAGATGCAACACATTCTTTTTAATTCTATTTCATCCAAATTTATAATTGCTGTTTTGGGAGTAACAGTTTACAGTAAAACCCTAAAGTCCGCCTCTAGCTGTTTGGCGTACTCTGATAGGCCATACAGGAatacattatatatattttttcgttttttgtttgttaaaaTATGGATCTGGTATGACAAAAGAACAGTTTTGTCCACTTGCCCACGTGCGTGAGCCTCAGTTGGGTAAAGGTCTTAGTGTCAAGGGCAGACAGATTAGAGTCAACAGTTCACCTTCCATTTCGAGTAAGGACACCACATCGGTTTTTAGACAACATAAAGTAATAATTTTATGAAGCCCTGcacctatggaagcaaatcattgacttaatgttttgaattttaaaaggcattgaatacttaatattgaaattgaaACAAATCGAatttgggatctgaattttactgttcgaATTTTCAGCAAGCtgaattttttacattttcaaaaccCCAAGATTCAGTGGTGTTTCAATTTCaacattaagtattcaatgcattcatattcaaaacatgatgtcgatttgcttccatatgcAGCGATTTGACTGGTAAATGTTGCTACCGATCCAGGAAACAATATTCCCCCTGATCTGATTATTCCATGACAAGACGTAAAATGCAGGTGAAGACGTCACAACTTTAAAATGTGTGTTGCAGTTTGGACCAGAACAAGAACCAGTTAAAAATGGGACACAATGATTCTTGTCATTTGCACTATttggatttatttgtacgttctGTTGCACACATTTAGCCTAGGCCTGTTGAAACGCTTAGCGTTGTTCACAAATTGACATTTCATTTTACAATACAGGATATTGCAATAATTTAGAAAATAAATTACCAAAGGCAAGACCGGACTCTGGAACAGCACAAGCATTAGAGAGGGGCTGTGTAGTTAGTGATTGTATCATTCTCAAATCAACATATAATTGCTAACATTGTCAGACCGAATTCAGGATTGGTCTCTCTGTAGATGCTATACAGATGACGGTAGCGGTTCAGCTGCAAGTGAAAAAGGCGACAATGGTTTCTTAACCACTGCAATGAATACGCAACTTCCGAGGAACCAAATTATTTGGTTGGCTTTGAAGACAGTAAGGCCAGTAAGCAACACCATTTTGATAACAATGATCCAATTGCGCCTTCTAGTGGTTAAATAACATAATTACATCACCACACATTACATTCCCAGTGCATGCACTTCGCCATTTGATCTTGATCAAATCAGTGCTTATTACCTAGAAAACAGCATACTAAGGATTGGTGGTTATTTATGCAGGGGTTCTCATCCTACTACTCAGGGCTTAGAGTAGCAACACAATGTGTTTAAATGATGGAGCAATTTCTCTTCGGGAGATGAACCGTCATTCACTGTATTCTTTTGAAAACTTGCTTGCAAACTTGCCCTTCACAATACAGctcctgtaaataaataaaaaaatctatttCTCGTGTTTCTGTATAAGATTCAATTGTCTCTGCACATCAACTTAGGAGTTACATTTTAACTTCAAGTAGGTTTCAGAGGATTATTTAATACAAATATTTAATTTATTATATAATTTGTAGAACAATTCATAGTTAGTTAACAAAAGATTAGGATTTATCAATGTAAAAAAGAAGATCTACAACCATATAAGACATTTCAGTTAGAGAATTCCAAAGAGTTAACAAACATGAAACAGGAACAAAGGACTGTTCTCACCAGATGCAGTTTGTCGTCGTCGATCCAGTGAGCCCAGCCCCGGTTCCTCTTCTCCCCAGTCTgctcacacaccagcctgctgccctCCCACTCCACCAGCgactgccagacacacacacacacacacacacacacacacacacactcaggacatCAGCATCCCTGTCACATTCACAAACGCACCATTTACACTTGTCATTTCGTATGTTGAGTTTCAGTAGTTTGTATGTTTTAGTTTTTGACTCTAATCTACTCCACTCTTTTGAggatttataatttttttattctaaggatttacCATCATCACATGATCGTTCACGCAGCGTTCTATATTCCCTCAACACCTCAGGACTCCTCACACtaaggatttacatttagtcatttagcagccgctcttatccagagcgacttacagtaagtacagggacattccccccgaggcaagtagggtgaagtgccttgcctaaggacacaacgtcattttgcacggctgggaatcgaactggcaaccttcagattactagcccgactccctaaccgctcagccatctgactccccagtttctcttcctctgagaaGCCTGGCAAGTCGGGGCGCCCACAAAGGCTCACTGGGTAGAGAGTGTACCACCCAGGCTGAGACTCTATGCAGAAACCCGGGTTCAATTCcattcccctctctttttccccataCATTTCTTATCTCACTGCAACTGTCTCAGTCCAAAAACACCATAAAAGGCCAAAATatatctttaaaaataaaaacttgGCGAGCACCTTGCAGCGTCTGCTGTCCAGACCCTTGGTGGACTCCTCGAATGTCTGTCCAACCTTGAAAGAGACAATGTATTTCCGGAAGGTGGTGAGAGTTTTGATGGTGTAGCGATCTCCCTGCACCTCGATCACCTTCTTCTGCTTCAGTTTCAGAGCGATCTTACGTGTGTTGTCGCCTATGCCTGCGAAGAGACAGAGGAGTAGATGAGATTGTATATTTATTGAACATTTAGCATTTTTGCAGCAAATTTACAATGTTACCAACTTGTACAAGTTAATTATGtgtattgttgtttttttccaacataataataataaaataataatattttctATTCTGTTGTGTCATTCAATGTCAGGGTAATTGTTTATGAATGGCTAGTCTGTTTTTGTTCTATTTTATTCCATTATCTTTATGGTGTAAAATAACAGGGTGCTGTGGACTCAAGCACACCCTTCCTCCCACCAAGTGAAGAGTCCCTGCTTTATTAAAAACAAGTTCCTAATCCTAGCTATTAAATGTTAAGAtaccaaaaaaaacatgcattgCAACACCATTTAAACTAATTCAACGAAGATAGAGAACACGATGAACGTACCTAATTTTAATCAGATCAATCGATAAATCACCATTGTTATCGAATCAATGCAAATTAAATCAAAACTCACCAAGCGCCACCATGTATCCTTCCATGTTGGCGTTGCTGACCATGTCCCATGTTCCACAGAAGCTGTCTGGCATTTTCCCACCAGAGACTCAACCTGTggtcaaaacaaaaacagataCGACTTCACCAGTCCGGGGCCgagggggtgtgagggcaggtgggggaagaggggggttaTGAAGGACTCAGGGAGAggtaggaaacaggaagtgggttaGGCTGATGGGGCTGGGTGCTGTGGTATGTATGTAATGGGAACAGTACATGTCAGACGAGTCTCTTTATATTTTCAACTGTCATCTGTCATCTTGTCATCTGGACCACACAAAGGTTTACACCTCTTACACCAGATGAAGGTTGAGCAATCAACAAACAGAATTAACTTTCTATTTCACTTAAACACTTTGTTTGCTTATTCTGAAACTCATGATCATGATGTAATAAACTCCTGATTCTGGTTTGAATTACTCTTTGCTAAAGCAGCTGGAAAACAAGTGTGGGCGCTCCACGTTAACTTTGAAAGCATCAAAAACACATTGGACTTGGACTAAAATATGAACACTTTTTATTCCAATGTTGACTACTGTGCTCATGCTTGTATGGGAATAGAATGGTGGTATTTCCTCACAGTTGCATTGAAGAGATGGATTTAGTATGATTAGTGTTTCACACTAGTTTCAGGACATCATACTGTCATCATACATAGTTCTCCAGCCAAGATGAAAAACACAATTAGTATTCCATGGTTAGTATTGAACAAAAACCTGTGGaaacaaataaattaaattaaatgtatttgtaaagcCTTTttgacaagcaatgtcacagagggcttcacatacgcccaatagaactgcacctaaactaATCTAAACCCTGaagaagtaaaaaaagaaaataagttAATCTTTCAAGACATTATACTCTCATCCTACATAGCTCTCGAGTCATCTAAAAAACAATAAAGAAGCGATGCAGAAACCTTGCCAGGGTGGTTTCTTACGCTGGCTGTGTGAAGGGAAACACCCTCATctgtttttacaagcaatgccaCAGATGCCATCTATGAAGTGGAGGAACCTGACAGGTAGAAGGGAAGCTGCAAAGACAACATCAAATTTCTAAATAAagatgttttggtttgtttccCCATCAACATCAGTATTGTTCTAACACTAAAAACACCCTTTGTATTTTATTCCAAGGGGTTGAATACTTGACAGTTTGAACACAGACAATATCCAAAACCTTTAacaattattttgtatttttttatttcgaTACAAGCCATACATTTAATTTGCCAATCTACACATCCCACAAGATAACAAGCCATGCATCCCATGTTAACTGACTGTTTTAAAACACACATAACTTTTCTTTTAGGGCTGCAAAGGATGGTTTGAGTGCTGTGTATTTTCGAAATTTCTGGTGGTAAACAAAGTGTTGTATTGCGTTAAATACGTTAGAATCAACAAGGGTTCGGTCTTCTCAGATCTAATGCACGTGCACTAACTTCCCATCGTTTTCTTTGGAATACACTGACAGTGTTTAAGGTGAAACCCTATCTAATATATATGGCTGGGCTATACCTAGTTTAAACTGTCATTTATATCGATGTTATGACCTCTATCTGTACCCTATATGTCAGAGAGCGGTCGCATAACAAGCTCAATCAAAATCTACCAGACCAGAGCAGTCAAATGTAGATAAGAGGCACTGGTGATGAAAGGATCCTAAGTCACAGTGTCTTCAGTTCAGTGTATCAAAGTCAACATTGACATTAAAAAACATACAAACTGTGCAGCCacaaactgcccccccccccccgctcgtaATCTGAGAGATGCTCTCCACAGTGGCTCCCGAACAACACAGTTCGTCTCTGAGGTAGCAAGAGG
This genomic window contains:
- the rbp7a gene encoding retinoid-binding protein 7a, with the protein product MPDSFCGTWDMVSNANMEGYMVALGIGDNTRKIALKLKQKKVIEVQGDRYTIKTLTTFRKYIVSFKVGQTFEESTKGLDSRRCKSLVEWEGSRLVCEQTGEKRNRGWAHWIDDDKLHLELYCEGQVCKQVFKRIQ